Proteins from a genomic interval of Corynebacterium deserti GIMN1.010:
- the steA gene encoding putative cytokinetic ring protein SteA, translating into MGVMSLFNRKADLPGLQGATRICTPQGKGLKRLSEGDLAIIDAPDLSRTFAQRLLAAKPAAVLNVSLFTTGSVPNFGPQLLIDAGITLVEGFGLELLDGTKDGKKGRLTDDGQLFYGERLIANGDVLSGPAAEQAFADAQQSLLDHMEAYFGNTIQFIHSEAPLLIDGLGIPDTGNTIEGRKVLIASPGDNHRSRLKELRNFIREYDPVLIGVDGAADTLVELGYKPALIVGNPTGIGADALRSGANVILPADPDGHAVGLERIQDLGIGAMTFPSSVNSSTDLALLLADYHNPQMIVNVGGPVTLDGVFDNRDDSDPAALLTRAKVGTKLVDGSVIANLYNVRTTGNLGWLWALLGILVALAVIIVIAGTAGAGSFTDNLIDTWNSFALTVQGWFR; encoded by the coding sequence ATGGGCGTCATGAGTCTGTTCAACCGCAAAGCCGATCTGCCCGGCCTGCAGGGTGCCACCCGAATCTGCACCCCGCAGGGCAAAGGGCTTAAGCGCCTGTCCGAAGGCGATCTCGCCATCATCGACGCCCCAGATCTCTCCCGGACATTCGCCCAACGATTGCTCGCAGCAAAACCCGCCGCAGTCCTCAACGTTTCCCTGTTCACCACTGGATCCGTGCCCAACTTCGGCCCCCAATTGCTTATCGACGCCGGCATCACCCTTGTAGAGGGCTTCGGCCTCGAACTACTCGACGGCACCAAAGACGGCAAGAAGGGCCGCCTTACCGACGACGGACAACTCTTCTACGGCGAGCGCCTCATCGCCAACGGCGACGTACTCAGTGGACCAGCCGCCGAACAAGCCTTCGCCGACGCGCAGCAGTCCCTCCTGGACCATATGGAAGCCTACTTCGGTAACACCATCCAGTTCATCCACTCGGAAGCTCCACTTCTCATCGATGGTCTCGGTATCCCTGATACCGGCAACACTATCGAGGGCCGCAAAGTCCTCATCGCATCTCCCGGTGACAATCACCGCAGCAGACTCAAAGAACTCCGCAACTTCATCCGGGAATACGATCCCGTACTCATCGGTGTCGACGGCGCAGCAGACACCCTCGTTGAACTCGGCTACAAGCCAGCACTCATTGTCGGCAACCCCACGGGCATCGGCGCAGACGCTCTGCGCAGTGGCGCGAACGTCATTTTGCCCGCCGACCCAGACGGACACGCAGTCGGGCTCGAGCGCATCCAGGACCTCGGCATCGGTGCCATGACTTTCCCATCTTCGGTGAATTCCTCGACTGACCTGGCACTTTTGTTGGCTGACTACCACAACCCACAAATGATCGTAAACGTCGGCGGACCGGTTACCCTCGACGGCGTATTTGACAACCGAGACGACTCCGACCCCGCAGCGTTGCTCACAAGGGCCAAGGTAGGCACGAAGCTTGTCGACGGCTCCGTCATCGCCAACCTCTACAACGTGCGCACCACCGGAAATTTGGGCTGGCTCTGGGCACTCCTCGGCATCTTGGTAGCGCTCGCCGTCATCATCGTTATTGCTGGAACCGCAGGCGCTGGCTCCTTCACCGACAACCTCATCGACACCTGGAACAGCTTCGCGCTCACCGTCCAGGGTTGGTTCCGATAG
- a CDS encoding GNAT family N-acetyltransferase, producing MATITRTDRLILVPLTVELEDQAHQIYSDGRIWEHRPQARHTDVRETREIIKRTNESWGKKDLGPWGVYLRERPSEFVGVGGVELVDGKVWDLKYRLRPDLWGNGYATEISNAATAATKRIDNSLPLTARVTTNHPASFHILEKLGLTPVWEGRRAGTEDDPNEPDVRIYSDRPLEDEILEMLKQRP from the coding sequence ATGGCTACCATTACACGAACAGACCGACTCATCCTTGTACCGTTGACAGTTGAGCTCGAAGACCAGGCCCACCAAATTTACTCTGATGGACGTATTTGGGAACACCGCCCTCAAGCACGTCACACTGATGTGCGTGAAACGCGCGAGATCATCAAGCGCACCAATGAGAGCTGGGGCAAAAAGGATCTCGGACCATGGGGCGTCTACCTTCGGGAACGCCCCTCTGAATTCGTTGGCGTCGGCGGCGTCGAGCTTGTCGACGGCAAGGTGTGGGATCTTAAGTACCGCCTGCGTCCAGATCTCTGGGGAAATGGCTACGCAACAGAAATTTCCAACGCAGCTACCGCTGCGACAAAGCGTATCGACAACTCCCTCCCGCTTACCGCCCGCGTGACCACCAACCACCCCGCATCATTCCACATCTTGGAAAAGCTGGGTCTCACCCCAGTCTGGGAAGGCCGACGTGCAGGCACCGAAGATGATCCCAATGAGCCTGATGTGCGTATCTACTCAGACCGTCCACTCGAGGATGAAATTCTAGAGATGCTCAAGCAGCGTCCATAG
- a CDS encoding CTP synthase: MTSTRKARPTKHIFVTGGVVSSLGKGLTAASLGQLLIARGLSVTMQKLDPYLNVDPGTMNPFEHGEVFVTEDGAETDLDLGHYERFLDRNLGLNANVTTGKVYSTVIAKERRGEYLGKTVQVIPHITDEIKARILSMGEPDADGNAPDVVISEVGGTVGDIESQPFLEAARQVRHEIGRDNCFFIHCSLVPYLATSGELKTKPTQHSVAELRGIGILPDALVLRCDREVPQGLKDKIAMMCDVDYEGVVSCPDSSSIYNIPDVLYREHLDTFIIRRLGLPFRDVDWSTWHDLLDRVNNPRQELTVGIVGKYIDLPDAYLSVVEAIRAAGYANWAKTNIEWITSDDCETTEGAAKALSKVDAIVIPGGFGIRGIEGKIGAITYAREHKVPLLGLCLGLQCTVIEAARQAGLDQASSTEFDPNAVQPVIATMEEQKAAVSGEADLGGTMRLGAYPATLDEGSLVASLYATTEVSERHRHRYEVNNAYRAQIAEGSDIVFSGTSPDGHLVEFVEYPTDVHPFLVATQAHPEYKSRPTSAHPLFAGLIKTALELRANA; encoded by the coding sequence ATGACCTCAACTCGAAAAGCACGTCCCACCAAGCACATTTTCGTCACCGGTGGCGTTGTGTCTTCATTGGGCAAAGGCCTGACCGCAGCAAGCCTTGGACAACTGCTGATTGCTCGTGGATTGTCTGTGACCATGCAGAAGCTTGATCCTTACCTCAACGTTGATCCGGGCACCATGAACCCGTTTGAGCATGGCGAGGTGTTTGTCACCGAAGATGGTGCCGAAACTGACTTGGATCTTGGACACTACGAGCGTTTCCTCGACCGCAACCTGGGTCTCAATGCCAACGTCACCACCGGCAAGGTGTACTCCACGGTGATCGCCAAGGAGCGTAGGGGAGAGTACCTTGGTAAGACTGTTCAGGTTATTCCTCACATCACTGATGAAATCAAGGCTCGAATCTTGAGCATGGGTGAGCCAGATGCTGATGGCAATGCCCCTGATGTTGTCATCTCTGAGGTCGGCGGCACCGTGGGCGATATTGAATCCCAGCCGTTCCTTGAAGCTGCGCGCCAGGTTCGCCATGAAATTGGCCGCGACAACTGCTTCTTCATTCACTGCTCACTCGTGCCATACTTGGCTACCTCGGGAGAGTTGAAGACCAAGCCCACCCAGCATTCCGTCGCTGAGCTGCGTGGTATCGGTATTCTTCCAGATGCGTTGGTACTGCGCTGTGACCGTGAGGTTCCACAGGGCCTGAAGGATAAAATCGCTATGATGTGCGACGTCGACTACGAAGGCGTCGTGTCCTGCCCAGACTCTAGCTCGATCTACAACATCCCGGATGTGCTGTACCGCGAGCACCTGGATACCTTCATTATTCGTCGCCTCGGCTTGCCATTCCGCGATGTGGATTGGAGCACCTGGCATGATCTGCTTGATCGTGTGAACAACCCTCGCCAGGAGCTCACTGTGGGCATTGTGGGCAAATACATCGATCTGCCTGATGCGTACCTTTCTGTTGTTGAGGCCATTCGTGCTGCAGGCTACGCCAACTGGGCTAAAACCAACATCGAGTGGATTACCTCTGATGATTGCGAAACCACAGAAGGTGCTGCCAAGGCGTTGTCCAAGGTTGATGCCATTGTGATCCCTGGTGGATTTGGTATTCGCGGCATTGAGGGCAAGATTGGCGCAATTACCTACGCCCGAGAGCATAAGGTTCCTCTTCTGGGTCTGTGCCTTGGTCTGCAGTGCACGGTCATTGAGGCTGCTCGTCAGGCTGGTTTGGATCAGGCATCGTCCACCGAGTTTGATCCTAATGCTGTACAGCCAGTGATTGCCACGATGGAAGAGCAAAAAGCTGCTGTTTCTGGTGAGGCGGATCTTGGTGGAACCATGCGTTTGGGTGCCTACCCAGCGACGTTGGATGAGGGATCCCTGGTGGCGTCACTGTATGCAACCACTGAAGTTTCCGAGCGCCATCGTCACCGCTACGAGGTGAATAACGCGTACCGCGCGCAGATCGCAGAAGGTTCTGACATCGTATTTTCTGGTACCTCTCCTGATGGTCACCTTGTTGAGTTCGTCGAGTACCCAACCGATGTACACCCATTCCTCGTGGCAACCCAGGCTCATCCGGAGTACAAGTCCCGTCCAACTAGTGCTCATCCTTTGTTTGCTGGTTTGATCAAAACTGCCCTTGAGCTTCGCGCCAACGCGTAG
- a CDS encoding segregation and condensation protein A, with amino-acid sequence MTKVLDPETRETLEPTAAESAGPIGPEPAPEISDTHKGFQVQLDNFEGPFDLLLQLISKRKLDVTEVALAQVTDEFISYTRELGATSDLDEVTEFLVVAATLLDLKTARLLPRGEVDSEEDLELLEIRDLLFARLLQYRAYKQVAEMFAGWQRDARRRYPRAVSLEPQFADLLPPVSLGHSPESFGQLAAAVFRPKPPETVQTGHIHPVAVSVPEQAGRILNTLKLAGIDHFLTFQLLTRDCTVSMEVVGRFLALLELYKARAVETIQEEPLGELKVAWTGIDVDPAVVAAANWE; translated from the coding sequence ATGACTAAAGTTCTAGACCCGGAAACTCGCGAAACTCTTGAACCGACGGCGGCTGAATCGGCTGGCCCCATCGGTCCTGAACCCGCACCTGAAATAAGTGACACGCACAAGGGCTTTCAGGTTCAGCTCGATAATTTCGAAGGTCCATTTGATCTTTTGCTGCAGCTTATTTCCAAGCGGAAGCTTGATGTCACCGAAGTGGCGCTCGCGCAAGTAACCGATGAGTTCATTTCCTACACCCGCGAACTTGGTGCGACCAGTGATCTTGATGAGGTCACAGAGTTTCTCGTTGTGGCAGCAACCCTGCTTGATTTGAAAACTGCCAGGCTGCTTCCTCGCGGGGAAGTGGACAGTGAAGAAGACCTCGAGCTCTTGGAAATCAGGGATCTGCTTTTTGCTCGTCTGTTGCAATACCGAGCATACAAGCAAGTAGCAGAAATGTTTGCTGGATGGCAGCGCGATGCTCGTCGTAGGTATCCGCGTGCAGTGTCGTTGGAACCACAATTTGCTGATTTGCTACCCCCAGTGTCGTTGGGGCATTCACCTGAAAGTTTCGGACAGCTTGCCGCAGCGGTGTTTAGGCCAAAGCCCCCGGAAACGGTGCAAACCGGCCACATTCACCCAGTCGCGGTCTCTGTGCCTGAGCAAGCAGGACGCATACTGAACACACTGAAGCTTGCTGGCATTGACCATTTCCTCACGTTCCAGCTGCTCACGCGCGATTGCACGGTGTCGATGGAAGTGGTGGGCAGATTCCTTGCCCTCCTGGAGCTATACAAGGCGCGTGCGGTGGAGACGATTCAAGAAGAGCCGTTGGGTGAACTTAAAGTCGCGTGGACGGGAATTGACGTGGATCCAGCTGTGGTGGCGGCAGCAAACTGGGAATAG
- the recN gene encoding DNA repair protein RecN, producing the protein MLADIAIENLGVIPAASAEFSSGLTVLTGETGAGKTMVVTGLRLLSGGRADASRVRTGAANAVVEGRFITEGAPNDIVERATGIVSNAGGCVDENGEFLAVRSVSANGRSKAHLGGRAVPAATLGEFSDELLTIHGQNDQLRLLSPERQLDALDRFDPQLVELRKAFGSKYLAWKSLDRDLNKRLNSRRELAQEVDRLQFAINEIDEVSPEPGEDTDLVDQIRRLQDVDTLRDQAATALSAIDGAGSLSDAMGGIAGFDDEQDSASDQLGQAESALIGSDDPKLKELATALGEITTQLSEISMELGGFLSDLPADPQALDQLLTRQQQLKLLTRKYAADIDGVIEWRKKAQTRLDSIDISSEALDKLKEDVKKAHTTMMRAAKKLSTVRGKAATKLSTTVTEELQGLAMQKARFVVDMTTVDAGPTGIDQVEFQLAANALSTPRPLASSASGGELSRVMLALEVILAAGTTGTTLVFDEVDAGVGGRAAVEIGRRLARLANDNQVIVVTHLPQVAAYADTHLHVAKDVGEGSVTSNVESLTYERRIEELSRMLAGLEDTATGRAHAAELLERAQREKQDISGGVVEQLLASA; encoded by the coding sequence ATGCTCGCAGACATTGCCATTGAGAACCTTGGAGTGATTCCAGCAGCCTCAGCTGAATTCAGCTCAGGTTTGACCGTGCTTACCGGTGAAACAGGTGCCGGAAAGACCATGGTAGTCACCGGTTTACGTCTCCTATCGGGCGGACGTGCCGATGCATCACGTGTACGCACCGGTGCTGCCAATGCTGTGGTGGAAGGTCGGTTTATTACTGAAGGCGCCCCGAACGATATTGTCGAACGTGCAACCGGAATCGTTTCGAACGCCGGTGGTTGCGTTGACGAAAACGGTGAGTTCCTTGCAGTCCGTTCTGTCAGTGCAAATGGTCGCTCCAAAGCACACCTTGGTGGTCGTGCAGTGCCTGCGGCCACGCTGGGTGAGTTCTCAGATGAGTTGCTAACCATCCACGGTCAAAATGATCAACTGCGTTTGCTGTCCCCAGAGCGTCAACTAGACGCCTTAGACCGCTTTGATCCGCAATTGGTGGAACTACGCAAAGCCTTCGGGTCAAAATACCTTGCGTGGAAATCACTGGATCGCGATCTGAACAAGCGTCTCAACAGCAGGCGAGAGCTCGCCCAAGAAGTTGATCGCTTGCAATTTGCCATCAACGAGATTGACGAAGTCAGCCCAGAACCAGGCGAGGACACGGATTTGGTGGATCAGATCCGCCGCCTCCAGGACGTTGATACGTTGCGCGATCAAGCAGCGACGGCACTATCTGCCATTGATGGTGCAGGATCGTTAAGCGATGCCATGGGTGGCATCGCAGGATTTGATGATGAACAAGATTCCGCCTCTGACCAGCTGGGACAAGCGGAATCCGCGTTGATCGGCAGCGATGACCCCAAGCTCAAAGAACTCGCCACCGCACTGGGGGAAATCACCACTCAGCTCAGCGAGATTTCTATGGAGCTGGGAGGCTTTTTAAGCGACCTTCCTGCCGACCCTCAGGCACTTGATCAGTTGCTCACCCGTCAGCAGCAACTCAAGTTGCTCACCCGCAAGTACGCGGCAGACATCGATGGTGTCATTGAGTGGCGAAAGAAAGCACAAACGCGCCTTGACAGCATTGATATCTCTTCTGAAGCACTGGACAAGCTCAAAGAAGACGTTAAGAAAGCCCACACCACCATGATGCGGGCCGCCAAGAAACTTTCTACAGTCCGTGGAAAAGCAGCCACCAAATTGAGCACCACGGTAACTGAAGAGCTACAAGGCCTCGCCATGCAAAAGGCTCGTTTTGTGGTGGATATGACTACTGTTGACGCCGGACCAACCGGTATTGACCAGGTGGAATTCCAACTGGCTGCCAACGCGTTGTCTACCCCACGTCCATTGGCGTCCTCAGCCTCTGGTGGTGAGCTTTCACGCGTCATGCTCGCACTTGAAGTCATTCTCGCCGCGGGAACCACTGGCACGACGCTCGTATTCGACGAAGTTGATGCCGGAGTAGGTGGACGCGCAGCTGTAGAAATCGGTCGCCGCCTCGCACGGCTAGCCAACGACAACCAAGTCATCGTCGTTACCCACCTACCGCAGGTTGCAGCCTATGCCGACACCCACCTCCATGTGGCGAAAGATGTCGGTGAAGGCTCCGTCACCTCCAACGTGGAGTCACTGACCTACGAACGCCGTATTGAAGAGCTCTCCCGCATGCTTGCCGGTTTGGAAGACACCGCAACCGGCCGGGCTCACGCAGCGGAATTGCTCGAACGCGCACAAAGAGAAAAGCAAGATATCAGCGGGGGAGTTGTCGAACAACTGCTCGCAAGTGCTTAA
- a CDS encoding ParA family protein has product MSDAGKKDTSKVEVGLTGRPLRTLPEPAPLEKHGPATIIAMANQKGGVGKTTSTINLGACLAEAGRKVLLVDLDPQGALTAGLGIRYDEVDVTVYDLMVDNNSTIHQAIHHTSVVDLDVVPANIDLSAAEIQLVNEVGREQTLARALRPVMKEYDFIILDCQPSLGLLTVNALACAHGVVIPMECEYFSLRGLALLTDTVEKVADRLNFDLEILGILVTMFDRRTSHAREVMARVVEVFDEKVFDTVITRTVRFPETSVAGEPIITWAPTSQGAEQYRALAREVIERAKR; this is encoded by the coding sequence GTGAGTGATGCAGGGAAGAAGGATACTTCCAAAGTGGAGGTCGGTTTAACCGGCCGACCCCTGCGTACGTTGCCAGAGCCTGCACCTTTGGAAAAGCATGGCCCTGCCACCATCATCGCCATGGCAAACCAAAAGGGTGGCGTGGGTAAAACCACCTCCACCATCAACCTGGGAGCGTGCCTTGCCGAAGCCGGACGTAAAGTCCTCCTCGTTGACTTGGACCCACAAGGTGCGCTCACTGCAGGTCTGGGCATCCGATATGACGAAGTTGATGTCACCGTCTATGACCTCATGGTGGACAACAACTCCACCATTCATCAAGCCATTCACCACACCAGCGTTGTCGATCTTGATGTCGTTCCCGCCAATATCGATCTCTCGGCGGCGGAAATCCAGTTGGTCAATGAGGTTGGCCGTGAACAGACCTTGGCTCGTGCGCTGCGTCCGGTGATGAAGGAATATGACTTCATCATCCTTGACTGCCAGCCTTCCCTCGGTCTGCTCACCGTCAATGCTTTGGCATGTGCGCATGGCGTGGTGATCCCCATGGAGTGTGAATACTTCTCGCTTCGTGGTTTGGCGCTTTTGACTGACACCGTAGAAAAGGTCGCTGATCGCCTCAACTTCGACCTCGAAATTTTAGGGATCCTGGTCACCATGTTTGACCGCCGCACCTCTCACGCACGCGAAGTGATGGCTCGAGTGGTGGAAGTCTTTGATGAGAAAGTCTTCGATACCGTCATAACGCGCACCGTGCGTTTCCCAGAGACGTCCGTTGCCGGCGAACCCATCATCACGTGGGCACCGACCTCTCAAGGTGCAGAGCAGTACCGTGCACTTGCTCGTGAGGTTATTGAGCGCGCCAAACGCTAA
- a CDS encoding NUDIX domain-containing protein: MSNKPGTHQFTVTATEVLLESPILGVRRDTVVMPGGSSAAREVVEHFGAVAVVACDGENIAMVKQYRQGVGDRLWELPAGLLDIANESELFGAQRELIEEAGLEANSWSVLTDLITSPGFCDEAVRVFLAQDLTEVPRPDVDGDEEADMVVKWFPLHEAVAMVFRGELVNSIAIAGVMTADAVIHGRAKARDAAEPFTYRPTALARRRQARGSVPDMKKL; this comes from the coding sequence ATGAGCAACAAACCTGGAACGCATCAGTTCACCGTCACAGCTACTGAAGTCCTGCTGGAGTCACCGATTTTGGGCGTGCGTCGAGATACCGTCGTCATGCCTGGTGGCTCAAGCGCTGCGCGAGAGGTCGTGGAGCACTTCGGCGCTGTGGCGGTGGTTGCGTGTGATGGGGAGAACATCGCGATGGTCAAGCAGTACCGCCAAGGAGTCGGTGACCGATTGTGGGAGCTCCCGGCAGGACTGCTGGATATTGCCAATGAATCCGAGCTCTTCGGTGCACAGCGCGAGCTCATCGAAGAAGCCGGACTTGAAGCCAACAGCTGGTCGGTGCTTACTGATTTGATCACATCACCTGGTTTCTGCGATGAAGCAGTTCGTGTATTTTTGGCCCAGGATCTCACTGAAGTTCCGCGCCCGGACGTCGACGGCGATGAGGAAGCCGACATGGTGGTTAAGTGGTTTCCTCTTCATGAGGCCGTCGCGATGGTGTTTCGCGGCGAGCTGGTCAATTCGATCGCAATTGCAGGTGTGATGACCGCCGATGCCGTTATTCATGGTCGGGCGAAAGCTCGCGATGCGGCGGAGCCGTTTACCTATCGGCCGACGGCGTTGGCGAGGCGTCGACAAGCACGCGGTAGCGTCCCTGATATGAAGAAGCTGTGA
- a CDS encoding copper transporter, giving the protein MAKRRGKGAASIAALAFGAAAGIAFGTYVLAPNLPENVDPNAPTAADLVAAETQAEVNAVQADQADSIIDHIVEDVVAGTLTDRPVLVLRTADAEQADVDDISWLLRQAGAVDAGTVTLEEQFFAQDGADQLKSIVANTLPAGAQLSETQLDPGTHAGEALGAALLLNPENGEPLASTGERSLLLNVLRDSGFISYEDGTILPGQVIVLITGDSDGSGDSAFTAESQSLFARALDAQGSGVVVAGRIHTAADTGVIGRLRANPDAAENVSTVDSIDRTWGKMATVLSVREELAGRAGAYGSAASADAASPSLNGVAPAPTEG; this is encoded by the coding sequence ATGGCTAAACGACGTGGAAAAGGTGCTGCCTCCATCGCAGCACTCGCATTCGGTGCCGCAGCAGGCATTGCGTTTGGTACGTACGTACTCGCGCCCAACCTTCCAGAAAACGTTGACCCTAACGCCCCAACCGCTGCTGACTTAGTGGCGGCTGAAACCCAGGCTGAGGTCAACGCAGTACAAGCTGACCAAGCTGACAGCATCATCGACCACATCGTCGAGGATGTGGTGGCAGGAACACTCACTGATCGCCCCGTGCTTGTTCTGCGCACCGCCGATGCAGAACAAGCAGATGTAGATGACATTTCGTGGCTTCTACGCCAGGCAGGTGCTGTAGACGCTGGAACCGTTACGTTGGAGGAGCAGTTCTTCGCGCAAGATGGCGCAGACCAGCTCAAATCTATCGTTGCTAACACCCTTCCTGCCGGAGCGCAGCTGTCTGAGACGCAACTGGATCCAGGAACCCATGCCGGCGAGGCACTCGGTGCAGCCCTGTTGCTTAACCCGGAAAACGGCGAGCCACTTGCAAGCACCGGCGAGCGCAGCCTTTTGCTCAACGTGTTGCGCGACAGCGGATTCATTTCCTACGAAGATGGAACCATTTTGCCTGGTCAGGTCATCGTGTTGATCACCGGTGATAGTGACGGTTCTGGCGACTCCGCGTTTACTGCTGAGTCACAGTCGCTGTTTGCACGTGCACTTGATGCTCAAGGCTCCGGTGTTGTTGTTGCTGGCCGTATCCACACCGCCGCCGATACCGGTGTCATTGGTCGTCTTCGCGCCAACCCTGATGCCGCAGAAAACGTCTCCACCGTTGATTCCATCGACCGCACCTGGGGCAAGATGGCTACCGTGCTTTCTGTCCGTGAGGAACTGGCAGGCCGAGCAGGAGCCTATGGCTCTGCAGCGTCGGCAGATGCTGCCAGCCCATCTCTTAATGGGGTAGCCCCGGCACCCACTGAGGGGTAA
- the xerD gene encoding site-specific tyrosine recombinase XerD — protein MSITNVARTWLTHLAVERGLSDNTLKSYRRDIDRYCTWLQGIGITDIRDVTTEHVEHYLADLRRGVDGHTALSASSAGRALIVARGLHKFALAEGEVGVDVAADVSPPTTGRHLPDTLSIAEVTALIDATPASDTATPADLRDRALLEILYGTGARISEAVGLSVDDVADEPEVLRILGKGSKQRIVPYGSVAKQAVSDYLVRARPVLATGKSHALFLNLRGGTLSRQSAWAALKKAAQRAGIDKDISPHTLRHSYATHLLEGGADVRVVQELLGHSSVTTTQIYTHISQESLREMYKVAHPRA, from the coding sequence GTGAGTATTACCAACGTTGCGCGCACGTGGCTGACGCACCTTGCTGTTGAACGCGGACTGTCGGATAACACGCTGAAAAGCTATCGACGCGATATTGATCGATATTGCACGTGGCTACAGGGCATCGGGATTACTGACATCCGTGACGTGACAACAGAGCATGTGGAACATTATCTTGCTGATCTGCGGCGAGGCGTCGACGGGCACACAGCATTGTCGGCGTCGTCAGCGGGGCGCGCCCTCATCGTTGCCCGCGGCCTCCACAAATTTGCACTCGCCGAAGGAGAAGTCGGCGTTGATGTTGCAGCTGACGTTTCACCGCCGACCACGGGGCGCCATTTGCCGGACACGCTCAGCATTGCGGAAGTAACTGCGCTTATCGACGCCACCCCTGCTTCAGACACGGCGACCCCAGCGGACTTACGAGACCGCGCGCTCCTCGAGATCCTCTATGGCACAGGTGCGCGTATTTCAGAAGCTGTTGGATTGTCAGTTGATGATGTCGCCGATGAACCAGAGGTGTTAAGAATTCTGGGCAAGGGCTCGAAACAGAGGATTGTGCCGTATGGTTCCGTCGCAAAGCAAGCCGTTTCGGACTACCTGGTGCGCGCTCGGCCGGTGCTTGCAACCGGTAAAAGCCATGCCCTGTTTTTGAATTTGCGCGGCGGAACGCTGTCGCGCCAGTCGGCCTGGGCGGCGCTGAAGAAGGCTGCGCAGCGCGCGGGAATAGACAAAGACATTTCTCCGCACACGCTCCGCCATAGTTATGCCACCCACTTATTGGAGGGCGGTGCGGATGTGCGTGTGGTGCAGGAGTTGCTGGGGCATTCTTCGGTGACAACGACGCAAATTTACACACATATTTCCCAGGAGAGTTTGCGGGAGATGTACAAGGTGGCACACCCTCGCGCATAA